A region from the Lemur catta isolate mLemCat1 chromosome 7, mLemCat1.pri, whole genome shotgun sequence genome encodes:
- the WDR74 gene encoding WD repeat-containing protein 74 isoform X2: MRQDPAHPHVVATGGKENALKVWDLQGSEEPVFRAKNVRNDWLDLRVPIWDQDIQFLPGSQKLVTCTGYHQVRVYDPASPQRRPVLETNYGEYPLTAMTLTPGGNSVIVGNTHGQLAEIDFRQGRLLGCLKGLAGSVRGLQCHPSKPLLASCGLDRVLRVHRIQNPRGLEHKVYLKSQLNCVLLSGRDNWEDEPQEPNKVPSEDTETDELWVALEAAAKRKLPDLKQTQGALQTKRRKKKRPGSTSP, from the exons ATGCGCCAAGACCCAGCACACCCCCATGTGGTTGCCACAGGTGGAAAGGAGAATGCCTTGAAGGTGTGGGACCTACAGGGGTCTGAAGAACCTGTGTTCAGAGCCAAGAAT gtgcGGAATGACTGGCTGGACCTGCGGGTTCCCATCTGGGACCAAGACATACAGTTCCTTCCTGGGTCACAGAAGCTTGTAACCTGCACAGGGTACCACCAG GTCCGGGTCTATGATCCAGCCTCCCCTCAGCGCCGGCCAGTCCTAGAGACCAACTATGGAGAGTACCCACTGACAGCTATGACCCTCACTCCTGGGGGCAA TTCAGTGATTGTGGGGAACACGCATGGGCAGCTGGCAGAAATTGACTTCCGGCAAG GGCGCCTACTGGGCTGTCTGAAGGGACTGGCAGGCAGTGTCCGTGGGTTGCAGTGCCACCCTTCAAAGCCCCTGCTTGCCTCCTGTGGTTTGGACAGAGTCTTGAGGGTACACAGGATCCAGAATCCACGGGGCCTGGAGCATAAG GTTTATCTCAAGTCTCAGCTGAACTGCGTCCTCCTGTCAGGCAGGGATAACTGGGAG GATGAGCCCCAAGAGCCCAACAAGGTGCCCTcagaagacacagagacagatgAACTTTGGGTGGCCTTGGAGGCAGCTGCCAAGCGGAAGCTCCCTGATTTGAAGCAGACCCAAGGGGCCCTCCaaactaaaaggagaaagaagaagcgCCCTGGGTCCACCAGCCCCTGA
- the WDR74 gene encoding WD repeat-containing protein 74 isoform X1, with the protein MASAAARWNHVWVGTETGILKGVNLQRKQAVNFTAAGQPRREEAVSALCWGAGGETQILVGCADRTVKHFSTEEGIFQGQRHCPGGEGTFRGLAQANGTLITCVDSGILRVWRDNDKEASPDPLLELRVGPGVCRMRQDPAHPHVVATGGKENALKVWDLQGSEEPVFRAKNVRNDWLDLRVPIWDQDIQFLPGSQKLVTCTGYHQVRVYDPASPQRRPVLETNYGEYPLTAMTLTPGGNSVIVGNTHGQLAEIDFRQGRLLGCLKGLAGSVRGLQCHPSKPLLASCGLDRVLRVHRIQNPRGLEHKVYLKSQLNCVLLSGRDNWEDEPQEPNKVPSEDTETDELWVALEAAAKRKLPDLKQTQGALQTKRRKKKRPGSTSP; encoded by the exons ATGGCGTCTGCTGCAGCGCGCTGGAACCACGTGTGGGTCGGCACTGAGACTGGGATCCTGAAAG GGGTGAACCTTCAACGAAAACAAGCCGTGAATTTCACGGCGGCGGGACAGCCACGGCGCGAGGAGGCGGTGAGCGCCCTCTGTTGGGGCGCAGGCGGCGAGACCCAG ATTCTTGTGGGCTGCGCAGATAGGACAGTGAAGCACTTCAGCACCGAGGAGGGCATATTCCAGGGTCAGAGACACTGCCCCGGCGGGGAAGGCACGTTCCGGGGCCTCGCCCAGGCCAACGG CACCCTCATCACATGTGTGGATTCTGGGATTCTCAGAGTCTGGCGTGACAATGACAAGGAGGCATCCCCTGACCCA CTCCTGGAACTGAGGGTGGGCCCTGGGGTGTGTAGAATGCGCCAAGACCCAGCACACCCCCATGTGGTTGCCACAGGTGGAAAGGAGAATGCCTTGAAGGTGTGGGACCTACAGGGGTCTGAAGAACCTGTGTTCAGAGCCAAGAAT gtgcGGAATGACTGGCTGGACCTGCGGGTTCCCATCTGGGACCAAGACATACAGTTCCTTCCTGGGTCACAGAAGCTTGTAACCTGCACAGGGTACCACCAG GTCCGGGTCTATGATCCAGCCTCCCCTCAGCGCCGGCCAGTCCTAGAGACCAACTATGGAGAGTACCCACTGACAGCTATGACCCTCACTCCTGGGGGCAA TTCAGTGATTGTGGGGAACACGCATGGGCAGCTGGCAGAAATTGACTTCCGGCAAG GGCGCCTACTGGGCTGTCTGAAGGGACTGGCAGGCAGTGTCCGTGGGTTGCAGTGCCACCCTTCAAAGCCCCTGCTTGCCTCCTGTGGTTTGGACAGAGTCTTGAGGGTACACAGGATCCAGAATCCACGGGGCCTGGAGCATAAG GTTTATCTCAAGTCTCAGCTGAACTGCGTCCTCCTGTCAGGCAGGGATAACTGGGAG GATGAGCCCCAAGAGCCCAACAAGGTGCCCTcagaagacacagagacagatgAACTTTGGGTGGCCTTGGAGGCAGCTGCCAAGCGGAAGCTCCCTGATTTGAAGCAGACCCAAGGGGCCCTCCaaactaaaaggagaaagaagaagcgCCCTGGGTCCACCAGCCCCTGA
- the TEX54 gene encoding LOW QUALITY PROTEIN: testis-expressed protein 54 (The sequence of the model RefSeq protein was modified relative to this genomic sequence to represent the inferred CDS: inserted 2 bases in 1 codon), producing MGCCQDKDFPTSDEQGKDGDSEDGGTTDXDRGPRERERGLPERRAELSSLVVPLGAGETDLDSPGHQNQRSKSNESLLITVLWRRLSMFSHRGSARSSSKRHSEHVHRESAIRDHNQEETQEEPEKG from the exons ATGGGCTGCTGCCAAGACAAGGACTTTCCGACCTCCGATGAACAGGGCAAGGACGGTGACTCTGAGGATGGTGGGACCACGGA AGACAGAGGGcccagggagagggaaagggggcTGCCCGAGAGA AGAGCTGAGCTGAGCAGCCTCGTCGTCCCCTTAGGTGCGGGAGAGACGGACTTGGACTCCCCGGGCCACCAGAATCAGAGGTCTAAGTCGAACGAAAGCCTTCTGATCACCGTACTGTGGCGGCGGCTATCCATGTTCAGTCATCGGGGCTCTGCGCGGTCATCAAGCAAGAGGCATTCAGAGCACGTCCATAGGGAGAGTGCGATCCGAGACCATAACCAGGAGGAGACCCAGGAGGAGCCGGAGAAGGGGtga